The following coding sequences are from one Megamonas funiformis window:
- the rpe gene encoding ribulose-phosphate 3-epimerase, translating into MTVVLSPSILAADFSCLADDVKRLEQSGIKDLHLDVMDGHFVSNITFGIDLIKHLRLKTKMNFDAHLMVTNPDALLNGLKEAGVNSVTVHVEACKHLYHTVETINKLGMQGGVVLNPSTNFESLKYMAEDNIIKKVLVMSVEPGFGGQAYLPMSTKKIKDLANWRDENNYNFIIQVDGGINLNNIQTVVDAGATDIVIGSSIFKHRELEKNVADFRKLLSL; encoded by the coding sequence ATGACAGTAGTATTATCCCCTTCAATATTAGCAGCAGATTTTAGTTGTTTAGCTGATGATGTAAAAAGATTAGAACAATCTGGTATAAAAGATTTACATTTAGATGTAATGGATGGACATTTTGTAAGTAATATTACTTTTGGTATAGATTTAATAAAACATTTAAGACTAAAAACTAAAATGAATTTTGATGCACATTTAATGGTAACAAATCCAGATGCATTATTAAATGGATTAAAAGAAGCAGGTGTTAATTCTGTAACAGTACATGTAGAAGCATGTAAACATTTATATCATACAGTAGAAACTATTAATAAATTAGGTATGCAAGGCGGAGTAGTTTTAAATCCTTCAACAAATTTTGAGTCTTTAAAATATATGGCAGAAGATAATATTATTAAAAAAGTATTAGTAATGTCTGTTGAACCTGGATTTGGTGGGCAAGCATATTTGCCAATGAGTACAAAGAAAATAAAAGATTTAGCAAATTGGAGAGATGAAAATAATTATAATTTTATTATTCAAGTAGATGGTGGTATTAATTTAAATAATATACAAACAGTTGTAGATGCAGGTGCAACAGATATAGTAATAGGTTCATCAATTTTCAAACATAGAGAATTAGAAAAAAATGTGGCAGATTTTAGAAAACTATTAAGTTTATAA
- a CDS encoding ribulose-phosphate 3-epimerase translates to MDILINKNVLPMPAVSASVSCMDLGNLADSIKKVEDSDVAFFHYDVVDGRFNKCYILGDILCDYLKKNSRLPIEVHLAVYDIENYIEVFAQKKVEYIAVHYEAMKNPKEIFAKIRSLGAKPVLAYRADTEPKDDLIELAPLCEWILKLTVNPGFAGQKINPEAIKHIKMMSDMLKQNNIKTRIQADGNVNKNTTRMLAEAGVTIFTGGTSGLFLAGKSIQENLRELLAPTKEFID, encoded by the coding sequence GTGGATATATTGATTAACAAAAATGTTTTACCTATGCCGGCAGTATCAGCTTCTGTATCTTGTATGGATTTAGGAAATTTAGCGGATAGTATAAAAAAAGTAGAAGACTCAGATGTAGCATTTTTTCATTATGATGTTGTAGATGGTAGATTTAATAAATGTTATATATTAGGAGATATTCTTTGTGATTATTTAAAAAAGAATAGTAGATTGCCCATAGAAGTACATTTAGCTGTTTATGATATAGAAAATTATATAGAAGTTTTTGCTCAAAAAAAAGTAGAATATATAGCAGTTCATTATGAAGCCATGAAAAATCCTAAAGAGATTTTTGCTAAGATACGTAGCTTAGGGGCAAAACCTGTATTAGCTTATAGAGCAGATACCGAGCCAAAAGATGATTTAATAGAACTTGCTCCTTTATGTGAATGGATTTTAAAGCTTACTGTAAATCCAGGATTTGCAGGTCAAAAAATAAATCCAGAAGCAATAAAACATATAAAGATGATGAGTGATATGTTAAAACAAAATAATATTAAAACACGCATTCAAGCAGATGGAAATGTAAATAAAAATACAACAAGAATGCTTGCTGAGGCGGGTGTTACAATTTTTACAGGAGGAACTTCAGGGTTATTTTTGGCAGGTAAAAGTATACAAGAAAATTTGAGAGAACTATTAGCACCGACAAAAGAATTTATTGATTAA
- a CDS encoding RNA-guided endonuclease InsQ/TnpB family protein, protein MIVVKTYCFKLYKAKRNKKLHKVINIAGIIYNHCIALHKRYYRLFKKSLNIYKLQKHLTKLKKIGKFSYFKEVGSQAIQDITQRIDRACKLFFRNLKHKIRTAPPSFKKIRKYKSFTLKQAGWKLLKDNVIEINKQKYKYFKSRDIEGIVKTITIKRDTLGDIYLYFVCETNENKVLARTGKSVGYDFGLKQFLTASDNKDIKTPLFFKQNANDIKKANRILSRKKKGSNHRRLAKIALARLYKKISNQRKDFHFKLANKICSEYALICIEDLNIKGMQKRWGRKISDYGFSEFIKILEYKAREIGSIVQKIDRYYPSSQICHVCGTKNPEIKNLAVREWICAKCKTSHDRDRNAAINIWKVGASTFFGEI, encoded by the coding sequence ATGATTGTAGTGAAGACATATTGTTTTAAATTGTATAAGGCAAAAAGGAATAAAAAACTTCATAAAGTTATTAATATAGCTGGAATTATCTACAATCACTGTATTGCTTTGCATAAAAGATATTATCGTTTATTTAAAAAATCTCTTAATATCTATAAGCTTCAAAAACATTTAACTAAACTTAAGAAAATAGGTAAATTTAGCTATTTTAAAGAAGTAGGTTCGCAAGCTATTCAAGACATAACTCAAAGAATAGACCGTGCTTGTAAATTGTTTTTTAGAAATTTAAAACATAAAATTCGTACAGCACCACCATCTTTTAAAAAGATACGAAAATATAAATCATTCACGCTCAAACAAGCAGGTTGGAAACTCTTAAAGGATAATGTGATAGAAATTAATAAACAAAAATACAAATATTTTAAAAGTAGAGATATTGAAGGAATAGTTAAAACAATAACAATTAAACGTGATACTTTAGGTGATATATATCTTTATTTTGTTTGTGAAACTAACGAGAATAAAGTTTTAGCAAGAACAGGTAAAAGCGTCGGCTATGACTTTGGACTAAAACAGTTTTTAACAGCTTCAGATAATAAAGATATAAAAACACCTTTATTTTTTAAGCAAAATGCTAATGATATAAAAAAAGCTAATAGAATTTTATCTAGAAAAAAGAAAGGTTCAAATCATCGTAGATTAGCAAAAATAGCTCTTGCTAGATTGTATAAGAAAATATCTAATCAACGTAAAGATTTTCATTTTAAATTAGCAAATAAAATTTGTAGTGAATATGCTTTAATCTGTATAGAAGATTTGAATATAAAAGGAATGCAAAAACGTTGGGGTAGAAAAATATCTGACTATGGATTTAGTGAATTTATAAAAATTCTTGAATATAAAGCGAGAGAAATTGGCTCAATAGTGCAAAAGATAGATAGATACTATCCAAGTTCGCAAATTTGCCATGTTTGTGGTACAAAAAATCCTGAAATTAAAAATTTGGCAGTTCGTGAGTGGATTTGCGCAAAGTGCAAAACCAGCCACGATAGAGATAGAAATGCTGCTATAAATATATGGAAGGTTGGGGCATCAACCTTCTTTGGAGAGATATAG
- a CDS encoding phosphoethanolamine transferase, whose translation MLLNKGFIGKLTGYLQRIFDEHFMFIMILFIINSLTTAWSLFDEDKIDVAIGYIFSVWLGSLIITCLIDLLPKRFLQKIVKTVLVIPIGLIFIGEFFTMYCYKALIGTGIINSALETNMREATEFFSMYIGFSGVASIIVLIALIVGLYKYNPLKKITLKQKTKSGIVCTLMVLSVFYTIRMFTVYTDFIWDDEVLPVQRVYASTSVAVRNMQAYRELSSQVNSKVELTENKSEIKNIVFILGESTNRNHMHLYGYYLPNTPNLDALNEKGEISVFRDVVSPHSTTIAVLSKLFTFCNRESDQEWYHYNNLIDVMNAAGYKTYWLSNQETSGVWGNVAQIYAAHSDVSAFTRIRDSREDYGIVDGELFPLIDDAIANRSEDKNFYVVHLMGGHGLYYNRFPYSFSKFSKDDINLPITDGKKEIVAQYDNALYYNDYIVSSIIDKFRDSETLVIYVPDHGEAVYDEGEDMSGHIEENPTHHMIEIPVIMWASEKFRAKYPEKWEQIKKAADRPYMTDDMIHTVMDLADIKTAEFDPTRSIVNDKFNEQRPRIFDGMDYDAEIKNKR comes from the coding sequence GTGTTGTTAAATAAAGGTTTTATAGGAAAACTTACAGGTTATTTACAAAGAATTTTTGATGAACATTTTATGTTTATCATGATTTTATTTATAATTAATAGTTTAACTACAGCGTGGTCACTTTTTGATGAAGATAAAATTGACGTGGCGATTGGATATATTTTTTCTGTATGGTTAGGTTCATTGATAATAACTTGTCTTATTGATTTATTGCCAAAACGATTTTTGCAAAAAATTGTAAAAACAGTATTGGTCATACCAATAGGGCTTATATTTATTGGTGAATTTTTTACAATGTATTGCTATAAAGCTTTGATTGGCACAGGTATTATAAATTCTGCACTTGAGACAAATATGCGAGAAGCTACAGAATTTTTCTCTATGTATATAGGTTTTTCAGGCGTTGCTTCTATCATTGTTTTAATTGCTTTAATTGTAGGTTTATATAAATATAATCCACTGAAAAAAATCACTTTAAAACAAAAGACAAAATCAGGTATAGTATGTACTTTGATGGTTTTAAGTGTGTTTTATACTATAAGAATGTTTACTGTATATACAGATTTTATTTGGGACGATGAAGTCTTACCAGTGCAAAGGGTATATGCTTCTACTTCTGTCGCTGTAAGAAATATGCAGGCGTATAGAGAGCTTTCTTCCCAAGTAAATAGTAAGGTAGAACTCACAGAAAATAAGAGTGAAATAAAAAATATTGTATTTATTTTAGGTGAGTCTACAAATAGAAACCATATGCATCTTTATGGATATTATTTACCAAATACACCAAATCTTGATGCTTTAAATGAAAAAGGCGAAATCAGTGTTTTCCGCGATGTAGTAAGTCCTCATTCTACTACAATTGCAGTATTAAGTAAGTTATTTACATTTTGTAATCGTGAATCAGATCAAGAATGGTATCATTACAATAATTTAATTGATGTAATGAATGCTGCAGGATATAAGACATATTGGTTATCTAATCAGGAAACTTCAGGTGTTTGGGGCAATGTAGCTCAGATTTATGCAGCTCATAGTGATGTGAGTGCATTTACTCGTATTCGCGATTCAAGAGAAGATTATGGTATCGTTGATGGCGAATTATTCCCGCTTATTGATGATGCTATAGCAAATAGAAGTGAAGATAAAAATTTCTATGTAGTTCATTTGATGGGCGGACATGGATTATATTATAATCGTTTCCCTTATAGTTTTAGTAAATTTAGTAAAGATGATATCAATTTACCAATTACAGATGGTAAAAAAGAAATCGTAGCTCAATATGATAATGCACTTTATTATAATGATTATATAGTAAGTAGTATTATTGATAAATTCCGTGATAGTGAAACTTTAGTTATTTATGTTCCTGACCACGGTGAAGCTGTATATGATGAAGGCGAAGATATGTCAGGTCATATTGAGGAAAATCCTACACACCATATGATTGAAATACCAGTTATCATGTGGGCATCAGAAAAATTCAGGGCAAAATATCCTGAAAAATGGGAGCAAATCAAAAAAGCTGCTGATAGACCTTATATGACAGATGATATGATTCATACTGTTATGGATTTAGCAGATATAAAAACGGCTGAATTTGACCCTACAAGAAGTATTGTAAATGATAAATTCAATGAACAAAGACCTCGTATCTTTGATGGTATGGATTATGATGCAGAAATAAAAAATAAAAGATAA